The Actinomycetota bacterium region CTGGTCGGATTGGTGGGAGACTTGCCGAGGTGAACGCCGGCCGTGTTGCCTGGGCGGTGGGTGCGTACCTCGCCGGCACGTTCCCTTCCGCCTACCTGATCTCGCGGGCGAACCACGCCCAGGCCGTGCTGGAGGGGTCGAACCGCCGCTCCGGGGAAGGGGACGCCCACGTCCTCATCAAGGCCCATCTGGGCGGAGGATGGGGCACGCTGGCCGCCATCCTGGACGTGGCCAAAGGCCTGGTGTACGCGCTGGCCGCCGAGTACCTGGGGTCGCTCCCGGAATCGTGGCTGGCCACCGTGAGCGTGCTGATCGTGGTGGGGCACTCGTTCCCGTTCTACGCCCGGTCCATGGGCGGGCGCGGGCTGTCCGCTGCGGCCGGGGTGTTCCTGACGCTCCTGCCGGTCGCCATGGTCGTGGCTGGCGTGGTCATCGTGATCGGGTACGTCCTGCGCACCACCGGCCCGGCCTCCACGCTGGGGTTCGGCTTCGCTCCGGTGGTGGCGTGGATCACCGGGCAGCCGGGGGCTCGAGTGGCCATGGCCGCGGCCATCTTCGGCGTGATCCTGCTGCGGCGGGCCGAGGGCATCCAGCTGGCCGCCGCCCGCAAGGGATGGCCGAGCGCCCTGGTTCGCCGGCTGGTGTTCGACGCCGACCGGCCCGCGAGCGAGGTCGCGGTCCCCGGGACGGAGGAGGTCTCCCAGCCGTAGCTGTGGCGGTCCCGCGGCCCGGCCGCGACCCCTTGCTAGGCTCCTGAGCCGATGCCGATCGTGGTCCAGAAATACGGCGGCACGTCGGTGGCCGATCCCGGCCGGATTCAGGCCGTGGCGGACCGGGTGGTCCGGTCTCGAGGCCAGGGCGACGACGTGGTCGTGGTGGTCTCCGCGATGGGCGACACCACGGACGACCTCATGGCCATGGCCCGGCAGATCGCGCTGGCCCCGAACGCCCGCGAGCTGGACCTGTTGCTGACGGCCGGCGAGCGCATCGCCATGTCCCTGCTGTCCATCGCCATCAACGCCCGGGGGTGCCCGGCCGCCTCCTACACCGGCTCCCAGGCCGGGATCATCACGGACACCCGCCACGGGAACGCCAAGATCATCGACATCAAGCCCGGCCGGATCCTGGAGTCCCTGGCCGGCGGGAACGTGGTGATCGTGGCGGGGTTCCAGGGGGTGTCGACGGCGTACGACGTGACGACCCTGGGGCGGGGTGGCTCCGACACCACGGCGGTGGCCCTGGCGGCGGCGCGCGGCGCCGAGCGCTGCGAGATCTACACCGACGTGGACGGCGTGTTCACCGCCGACCCCCGCATCGTGCCGGACGCTCGCAAGCTCCATGCCGTGTCGTACGAGGAGATGCTGGAGATGGCGGCGACCGGGGCCAGGGTCCTTCAGACCAGATCCGTGGAGTACGCTCGGCGAAGCGGCATGCTGCTGCACGTGCGCTCCTCGTTCTCCGACGGGGACGGCACGTGGGTGACGGAGGAGGACGAACGCATGGAACAGGCCCTCATCTCCGG contains the following coding sequences:
- a CDS encoding aspartate kinase; translated protein: MPIVVQKYGGTSVADPGRIQAVADRVVRSRGQGDDVVVVVSAMGDTTDDLMAMARQIALAPNARELDLLLTAGERIAMSLLSIAINARGCPAASYTGSQAGIITDTRHGNAKIIDIKPGRILESLAGGNVVIVAGFQGVSTAYDVTTLGRGGSDTTAVALAAARGAERCEIYTDVDGVFTADPRIVPDARKLHAVSYEEMLEMAATGARVLQTRSVEYARRSGMLLHVRSSFSDGDGTWVTEEDERMEQALISGVTHDLSEAKVTLFGVPDRPGIAATIFGAVAEEGVNVDMIVQNVSRDGRTDVSFTAPKDDLAGLAEVMERVRAEIEAEGVQIDDGVGKVSLVGAGMKSHPGVAADMFAALAAERINIEMISTSTIRVSCVVRAADAERAVRAIHDRFELAKTSSVREEH
- a CDS encoding glycerol-3-phosphate acyltransferase, translated to MNAGRVAWAVGAYLAGTFPSAYLISRANHAQAVLEGSNRRSGEGDAHVLIKAHLGGGWGTLAAILDVAKGLVYALAAEYLGSLPESWLATVSVLIVVGHSFPFYARSMGGRGLSAAAGVFLTLLPVAMVVAGVVIVIGYVLRTTGPASTLGFGFAPVVAWITGQPGARVAMAAAIFGVILLRRAEGIQLAAARKGWPSALVRRLVFDADRPASEVAVPGTEEVSQP